A portion of the Phycisphaerales bacterium AB-hyl4 genome contains these proteins:
- a CDS encoding competence/damage-inducible protein A, producing MHAIILSIGDELVLGQTVDTNSAWLGERLATRGIPVRYHHTLADDRDIIAEAIRHAADRAELVLITGGLGPTDDDLTRQALADAMNVQLVEDAASVEAVESHFTRRGREMPERNRVQALHPVGSTIIENHNGTAPGITATLGNATIHVMPGVPREMRAMFRDLIEPTLTPDAGQRHVILTTKLNTFGAGESTIADMLGPLMDRQRNPKVGTTVSDGIVSIRLRAEFPTTDEAEQQLDDTLAQVHEKLGALAFGREDQTLANAVVELLTKRGQRLVTAESCTGGLISKMLTDVGGSSMAYVGGWVTYSNLMKMEQLDVAKDDLDTHGAVSETVARAMAEGALRHVRPADVSLAVTGIAGPDGGTPDKPVGTVWLAMARREERQPDTFHTRTLLLALSGDRDAVRDRAAKSALQLLRLDLMDQPWDLIQWAK from the coding sequence ATGCATGCGATCATCCTCTCCATCGGCGACGAACTGGTCCTCGGCCAGACCGTCGACACCAACAGCGCCTGGCTGGGCGAACGCCTCGCCACGCGCGGCATCCCCGTTCGCTACCACCACACCCTGGCCGACGACCGCGACATCATCGCCGAGGCCATCCGTCACGCCGCCGACCGCGCCGAACTGGTGCTCATCACCGGCGGCCTCGGCCCGACCGACGACGATCTCACCCGACAAGCCCTCGCCGACGCGATGAACGTCCAACTCGTCGAAGACGCCGCCAGCGTCGAAGCCGTCGAAAGCCACTTCACCCGGCGCGGCCGCGAGATGCCCGAACGCAACCGCGTCCAGGCTTTGCACCCCGTCGGCTCGACCATTATCGAAAACCACAACGGCACCGCCCCCGGCATCACCGCCACCCTCGGCAACGCCACCATCCACGTCATGCCCGGCGTGCCCCGCGAAATGCGCGCCATGTTCCGCGACCTGATCGAACCCACCCTCACCCCCGACGCCGGCCAACGCCACGTCATCCTCACCACCAAGCTCAACACCTTCGGCGCAGGCGAGTCCACCATCGCCGACATGCTCGGCCCGCTCATGGACCGTCAGCGAAACCCTAAGGTCGGCACGACTGTCTCCGACGGCATCGTCTCCATCCGCCTCCGCGCCGAGTTCCCCACCACCGACGAAGCCGAGCAACAACTCGACGACACCCTTGCCCAGGTCCACGAAAAGCTCGGCGCACTCGCCTTCGGCCGCGAAGACCAAACCCTCGCCAATGCCGTCGTCGAACTTCTGACCAAACGCGGCCAACGACTCGTCACCGCCGAAAGCTGCACCGGCGGACTCATCAGCAAAATGCTCACCGACGTCGGCGGCAGTTCCATGGCCTACGTCGGCGGCTGGGTCACCTACTCCAACCTTATGAAAATGGAGCAGCTCGACGTCGCCAAAGACGACCTCGACACGCACGGCGCGGTCAGCGAAACCGTCGCCCGCGCCATGGCCGAGGGCGCGTTACGCCACGTCCGCCCTGCCGATGTCAGCCTCGCCGTCACCGGCATCGCCGGGCCCGATGGCGGTACGCCCGACAAACCCGTCGGCACTGTCTGGCTCGCCATGGCCCGCCGCGAGGAGCGCCAGCCCGACACCTTCCACACCCGCACCCTGCTGCTCGCCCTCTCCGGCGACCGCGACGCCGTCCGCGACCGCGCCGCCAAGTCTGCCCTGCAACTGCTCCGCCTCGATCTCATGGACCAACCATGGGACCTCATCCAATGGGCAAAGTGA
- a CDS encoding bifunctional 5,10-methylenetetrahydrofolate dehydrogenase/5,10-methenyltetrahydrofolate cyclohydrolase has protein sequence MTTATLIDGKRVAQDVQQQTAARVEKLKQAVGVTACLATVLVGEDPASAKYVAAKRRLCEKLGLASVFVKLDETTTTEQLVDKINELGRDANVHGILLQHPVPKQIDERAAFEAIPAQKDVDGVTFHSFGTMFYGLPGYESCTPGGIIRLLDAYDVDIRGKHAVVIGRSAILGKPMAGLLLNRDATVTVCHSRTVDLPELVKQADIVVAAVGKPAFVQGDWIKDGAVVIDAGFNPGPKGNIGDVDFEPASERAGLITPVPGGVGPMTLAVLVEQTSIAAARQAGVEI, from the coding sequence ATGACCACAGCTACCCTCATCGACGGCAAGCGCGTTGCGCAGGACGTTCAGCAGCAGACCGCGGCTCGCGTGGAAAAGCTCAAGCAGGCCGTGGGCGTCACGGCCTGCCTCGCCACCGTACTCGTGGGCGAAGACCCCGCCAGCGCGAAGTACGTCGCCGCCAAGCGACGCCTCTGCGAGAAGCTGGGGCTGGCTTCCGTGTTCGTCAAGCTCGACGAAACCACCACCACTGAGCAGCTTGTCGACAAGATCAACGAACTCGGCCGGGACGCGAACGTGCACGGCATCCTGCTGCAACACCCCGTGCCGAAGCAGATCGATGAGCGGGCGGCGTTCGAAGCCATCCCCGCGCAAAAAGATGTCGATGGTGTGACCTTTCACAGCTTCGGCACGATGTTCTACGGCCTGCCGGGTTACGAATCATGCACGCCCGGCGGGATCATTCGGCTGCTGGATGCGTACGACGTCGACATCCGCGGCAAGCATGCGGTAGTGATCGGCCGAAGCGCGATCCTCGGCAAGCCGATGGCGGGGTTGTTGCTGAATCGCGATGCGACGGTGACGGTGTGCCACTCGCGAACGGTCGACCTGCCGGAGCTGGTGAAGCAGGCGGATATCGTGGTGGCGGCGGTGGGCAAGCCGGCGTTCGTGCAGGGGGACTGGATCAAGGATGGGGCGGTGGTAATTGACGCGGGGTTCAACCCCGGGCCGAAGGGCAACATTGGCGATGTGGATTTCGAGCCGGCCAGCGAGCGTGCGGGGTTGATCACGCCCGTGCCCGGTGGGGTGGGGCCGATGACGCTAGCGGTGCTGGTGGAGCAGACGTCGATCGCGGCGGCACGGCAGGCGGGCGTGGAAATATGA
- a CDS encoding YhjD/YihY/BrkB family envelope integrity protein, which translates to MKLYHDISHRVRRLLSQPAEQATRWHKAARFAWDLGRYCTRQLREDRASEIAAALTYRTIFSLVPFFVLALIVFRAFGGFEAWGEQFQSQLYDYLGIGTVAVQQIDDNNDHEPFATPLHDEAREEAIDAQTPPPDAATESQEQLVITLEQVFNDLNEQVAQVSFTGIGVVGIVLLIWAALALAVQLEDSFNQVYRATTSRAWHLRIAIYWSLITLGPVLLAMSFWLIGTVVAGVGDLLTLGDGLPVVSYFVATLLGWILGIIGQLASFLASWLLLFLLYVLMPNTTVHLRPAAIGSMIAAALWEIAKALFALYVSNAVGYAALYGTLALIPLFLFWVYLTWLIILFGLELTYTLQTLKGRRLKEVESKRTTEQELLIDPRWVIPVMTIVGDGFEQGAAVSVGDIHEKTALPPRALTRLTDQLQREGLLHQVQDASASGERQFTLARPPELIPIHRLLDLGQTMANNIKPSRRLPAHDLLARLTDAEHAAADKLTLANVLKAPHP; encoded by the coding sequence ATGAAGCTCTACCACGACATCTCGCACCGTGTCCGCCGCTTACTCAGTCAGCCGGCCGAGCAGGCGACGCGCTGGCATAAAGCCGCGCGGTTTGCGTGGGATCTGGGCCGCTACTGCACCCGGCAACTTCGCGAAGACCGCGCCAGCGAGATCGCCGCGGCGCTGACGTATCGCACGATCTTCAGCCTCGTGCCCTTCTTCGTGCTCGCCCTGATCGTCTTCCGCGCCTTCGGCGGCTTCGAGGCGTGGGGCGAACAATTCCAAAGCCAACTCTACGACTACCTCGGCATCGGCACGGTCGCGGTGCAGCAAATCGACGACAACAACGATCACGAACCCTTCGCCACACCACTGCACGATGAAGCTCGCGAAGAAGCCATCGATGCTCAAACGCCCCCGCCCGATGCGGCCACGGAAAGCCAGGAGCAACTGGTGATCACGCTCGAACAGGTCTTCAATGATCTGAATGAGCAGGTGGCACAAGTAAGTTTCACCGGCATCGGCGTGGTGGGCATCGTGCTTCTGATCTGGGCGGCGCTTGCGCTGGCGGTGCAACTGGAAGACAGCTTCAACCAGGTCTACCGCGCCACCACCAGTCGAGCGTGGCATCTGCGTATCGCCATCTACTGGTCGCTGATTACACTCGGCCCCGTGCTGCTGGCGATGAGCTTCTGGCTCATCGGCACAGTGGTCGCCGGCGTCGGCGACCTCCTCACGCTCGGCGACGGACTGCCCGTCGTCTCCTACTTCGTCGCGACGCTGCTGGGCTGGATACTGGGCATCATCGGCCAACTTGCCTCGTTCCTCGCAAGCTGGCTGCTGCTGTTCCTGCTCTACGTGCTCATGCCCAACACGACCGTGCACCTGCGCCCCGCCGCGATCGGCAGCATGATCGCCGCGGCGTTGTGGGAGATCGCCAAAGCGTTGTTCGCCCTTTACGTCAGCAACGCCGTGGGCTACGCCGCTCTCTATGGCACGCTCGCGCTGATCCCCCTGTTCCTTTTCTGGGTCTACCTGACCTGGCTGATCATCCTCTTCGGCCTGGAACTTACCTACACACTTCAGACCCTCAAGGGCCGACGCCTCAAGGAAGTCGAAAGCAAGCGCACCACCGAGCAGGAACTGCTGATCGACCCGCGATGGGTGATCCCCGTCATGACCATCGTCGGCGACGGCTTTGAGCAAGGCGCTGCCGTGAGCGTCGGCGACATCCACGAAAAAACAGCCCTGCCGCCGCGAGCCCTCACCCGCCTGACCGACCAGCTCCAACGTGAAGGCCTGCTCCACCAGGTGCAGGACGCCTCCGCCAGCGGCGAACGCCAATTCACCCTCGCCCGTCCGCCGGAGTTGATCCCCATCCACCGCCTGCTCGATCTCGGGCAGACGATGGCCAACAACATCAAGCCCAGCCGACGCCTCCCGGCCCACGACCTGCTCGCCCGCCTCACCGACGCCGAGCATGCCGCCGCCGACAAACTCACTCTCGCCAACGTGCTGAAAGCCCCTCACCCATAA
- the yidD gene encoding membrane protein insertion efficiency factor YidD yields the protein MRTLLSKLVIFLVLVYRVTLGPFMGGHCRFQPTCSQYMIDAVHKHGPFRGGWRGLKRIARCHPLGGSGYDPA from the coding sequence ATGCGAACGCTGCTGAGCAAGCTGGTGATCTTCCTGGTGCTGGTGTACCGGGTGACGCTCGGGCCATTCATGGGCGGGCACTGCCGGTTTCAGCCGACGTGCAGCCAGTACATGATCGACGCGGTGCACAAGCATGGCCCGTTCCGAGGCGGCTGGCGGGGCCTCAAACGCATCGCCCGCTGTCACCCGCTCGGCGGGTCCGGGTATGATCCCGCTTGA
- the rnpA gene encoding ribonuclease P protein component, with product MGDGTNHRGLRFRRAQRLSGSLAFQAVFDARCRKNVGPLVFHALPNELAFNRLGLSVGRRVGSAVVRGRVKRLLREAFRLEQLSGPQGYDMVIVVRPHALAGLDDYRRMVAEGKAQVDREWRRRQRRAERAE from the coding sequence ATGGGCGACGGCACGAACCATCGTGGCTTGCGTTTTCGGCGTGCGCAGCGGCTAAGCGGGTCGCTCGCGTTCCAGGCGGTGTTCGATGCGCGGTGTCGTAAGAACGTCGGGCCGTTGGTGTTTCACGCGCTGCCGAATGAGCTCGCCTTCAACCGCCTGGGCTTGAGCGTCGGCCGACGGGTTGGCTCGGCGGTGGTGCGCGGGCGGGTGAAGCGATTGTTGCGCGAGGCGTTTCGACTCGAACAACTCTCGGGTCCGCAAGGCTACGATATGGTGATTGTGGTCCGCCCCCATGCGCTCGCCGGGCTCGACGACTATCGGCGGATGGTGGCCGAGGGCAAGGCCCAGGTGGACCGGGAGTGGCGTCGTCGACAACGGCGGGCCGAGCGAGCCGAGTGA
- a CDS encoding ARMT1-like domain-containing protein yields MNDAITTLPQLADPEHYVAARWDLTQDDKKRDYWIGLFAGHFPTLLAEAMREAKDRGADLVDVEQRAQRAQDVFQQYLDVVAAAPGTDGRLDILMICEQRERILRQYQFADPYRLAKSRENKAALPLLKPLLDELDAMPAEQRDIAVVRGMFAGNIFDLGATATVERFTNQQVDFHAVRQQLKPRPWLVDDLDAWLTRLREGTPHRHAVLFVDNAGPDVVLGMLPFARYLLQRGTAVTLAANTTPSLNDVTAEELLTLVQQAGEVDTLLGEAQRDSRLRVLADGNGAPLIDLSRLDPAFVAAVGRAPVDLVVLEGMGRALESNYEARFTCDAIKVAMIKDNGVADAMQGEVYDLVFRFEAGA; encoded by the coding sequence ATGAATGACGCCATCACCACGCTTCCTCAACTCGCCGACCCGGAGCACTACGTTGCTGCGCGGTGGGACCTGACGCAGGACGACAAGAAGCGCGACTACTGGATCGGCCTCTTCGCCGGCCACTTCCCGACACTGCTCGCCGAGGCGATGCGCGAAGCGAAAGACCGCGGCGCGGATCTCGTCGACGTCGAGCAGCGTGCGCAGCGGGCACAGGATGTGTTTCAGCAATACCTCGACGTCGTCGCAGCCGCCCCGGGCACGGACGGCCGACTCGACATCCTCATGATCTGCGAGCAGCGCGAACGCATCCTCCGCCAGTACCAGTTCGCCGACCCGTACCGCCTGGCCAAGTCGCGGGAGAACAAGGCCGCCCTGCCGCTGCTCAAGCCGTTGCTCGATGAGCTTGATGCGATGCCTGCCGAGCAGCGTGACATCGCCGTCGTGCGCGGCATGTTCGCCGGCAACATTTTCGACCTCGGCGCGACCGCGACGGTCGAGCGCTTCACGAATCAGCAGGTGGACTTCCACGCCGTGCGTCAGCAGCTCAAGCCTCGGCCGTGGCTGGTGGACGACCTCGACGCCTGGCTGACTCGGCTGCGAGAGGGCACGCCCCATCGGCATGCGGTGTTGTTCGTTGACAACGCCGGGCCCGACGTGGTGCTGGGCATGCTGCCGTTTGCACGGTATCTGCTCCAGCGTGGCACGGCCGTGACGCTCGCGGCCAACACAACGCCGTCGCTGAATGACGTCACCGCCGAGGAACTGCTCACGCTCGTACAGCAGGCCGGCGAAGTCGACACCCTGCTCGGCGAAGCGCAGCGCGACAGTCGGCTGCGCGTGCTGGCAGACGGCAACGGCGCGCCGCTGATCGATCTCAGCCGACTCGACCCGGCGTTCGTCGCGGCGGTGGGCAGAGCGCCGGTGGACCTGGTGGTGCTCGAAGGCATGGGCCGAGCACTGGAAAGCAACTACGAGGCCCGGTTCACCTGCGACGCGATCAAGGTGGCGATGATCAAAGACAACGGCGTCGCCGACGCGATGCAAGGCGAAGTGTACGATCTGGTCTTCCGCTTCGAAGCCGGCGCGTGA
- the hisH gene encoding imidazole glycerol phosphate synthase subunit HisH → MIGIIDYGMGNLRSVEKALLRVGADATILRSPSDIVSADKLVLPGVGAFADGMTHLNERGWSDPIRRFIEQDKPLLGICLGMQLLFDASEEDAPSPGQPVAGLGVLPGKVVRFCEQQADGSRLKVPHMGWNTITWQRDDPLLANVDQGAAVYFVHGYYCQPANDAASATADYGSPFCASIWQSNVWATQFHPEKSQRIGLQLLENFVRL, encoded by the coding sequence ATGATCGGCATCATCGACTACGGCATGGGCAACCTGCGCTCCGTCGAGAAGGCGCTGCTACGCGTCGGCGCGGACGCGACCATCCTGCGCTCGCCGAGCGATATCGTCTCGGCGGATAAGCTCGTCCTGCCCGGCGTCGGTGCGTTCGCCGATGGCATGACCCACCTCAACGAACGCGGCTGGTCCGACCCGATCCGCCGGTTCATCGAGCAAGACAAGCCGTTGCTGGGCATCTGCCTTGGTATGCAACTGCTGTTCGACGCCTCCGAAGAAGACGCGCCCTCGCCCGGCCAGCCGGTGGCGGGCCTCGGCGTGCTGCCCGGCAAGGTCGTGCGGTTCTGCGAGCAGCAGGCCGACGGCTCGCGACTCAAAGTCCCGCACATGGGCTGGAACACCATCACCTGGCAACGCGACGATCCGCTGCTCGCCAACGTCGACCAGGGAGCTGCTGTCTACTTTGTCCACGGCTACTACTGCCAGCCCGCCAACGACGCCGCCAGCGCGACCGCCGACTACGGCTCGCCGTTCTGCGCGTCGATCTGGCAAAGCAACGTCTGGGCCACCCAGTTCCACCCCGAAAAGTCGCAACGCATCGGCCTGCAACTACTCGAAAATTTCGTCCGCCTCTAA
- a CDS encoding flagellar motor protein MotB produces MMSHAMKMLSLGVVLMMGMGSLSGCQVQRLQEERDALWIQNDELQDELNRARAALDQSEADRRELLAELERARGSRRAEAEPQQPARESGFRDIAGVETIERRGSVTVRVPGDVLFAPGQVQLRQQARQTLTDVARVIQNEYPNQTIRIEGYTDTDPIRQSGWADNLELSLQRSAAVHRHLQEQGINPERMYAAGFGETQPRGTKEQSRRVEIVVVLQE; encoded by the coding sequence ATGATGAGCCATGCAATGAAAATGCTGTCGTTGGGTGTCGTGCTGATGATGGGCATGGGCAGCCTCTCCGGTTGCCAGGTCCAGCGCCTTCAGGAAGAGCGCGACGCCCTGTGGATTCAAAATGACGAGCTTCAGGACGAGTTGAACCGCGCCCGCGCGGCACTCGACCAGTCCGAAGCCGACCGGCGCGAGCTGCTCGCCGAGCTTGAGCGTGCCCGCGGCAGCCGCCGCGCCGAGGCCGAGCCTCAGCAGCCGGCCCGCGAGTCCGGCTTCCGTGACATCGCCGGCGTCGAAACCATCGAACGCCGAGGCAGCGTCACCGTTCGCGTGCCCGGCGACGTGCTGTTCGCCCCCGGCCAGGTCCAGCTTCGTCAGCAGGCACGCCAGACCCTTACTGACGTCGCTCGCGTGATCCAGAACGAGTACCCCAATCAGACCATCCGCATCGAAGGCTACACCGACACCGACCCCATCCGCCAAAGCGGCTGGGCCGACAACCTCGAACTCAGCCTGCAACGCTCCGCCGCGGTGCATCGCCACCTTCAGGAGCAAGGCATCAACCCCGAGCGCATGTACGCGGCCGGCTTCGGCGAAACCCAGCCGCGCGGCACGAAAGAACAAAGCCGACGCGTCGAAATCGTCGTCGTCCTACAAGAATAA
- a CDS encoding A24 family peptidase, whose amino-acid sequence MTHLFWLILVTCYGACVGSFLNVVIYRLPAGQSLVTPGSQCPKCGHKLAWFDNVPVFAWLWLRGKCRYCKTPISIQYPIIEAVCAALFVGLYCVYYFTELRPEFFYNGLETTWPALLLHLIFIAALLAATMIDARLFIIPLSIPWLVTVLAVIWLPLSIGTDLLVQEDGIAPQLFTAGELGMVLGAVAGLAVAIGLLQTRMLPRSFDDVEEQVTDPAPHTEPGPDEWLAHPHPRREVLKECLFLALPALGLAIGWATFPEIAMPGWLQVLAGVLAGYLVGGALVWVTRIAGTLGFGKEAMGLGDVHLLAAIGAVLGPWEAVFTFFIAPFFGLLAALVMAGVAKLVKGEVRVIPYGPYLAGAAIVVMVLREPLFDFFGIV is encoded by the coding sequence TTGACCCACCTCTTCTGGCTCATCCTCGTCACCTGCTACGGCGCCTGCGTCGGCAGCTTTCTCAACGTCGTCATCTACCGCCTGCCCGCGGGCCAGAGCCTCGTCACGCCCGGCTCGCAATGCCCCAAATGCGGCCACAAGCTCGCCTGGTTCGACAACGTCCCCGTCTTCGCCTGGCTGTGGCTGCGCGGCAAATGCCGCTACTGCAAAACGCCCATCAGCATCCAGTACCCGATCATCGAAGCCGTGTGCGCCGCGCTGTTCGTCGGCCTCTACTGCGTCTACTACTTCACCGAGCTTCGCCCTGAATTTTTCTACAACGGCCTGGAAACCACCTGGCCCGCGCTGCTGCTGCACCTGATCTTCATCGCCGCCCTGCTCGCGGCCACCATGATCGACGCCCGCCTGTTCATCATCCCCCTCTCCATCCCCTGGTTGGTCACAGTACTCGCCGTCATCTGGCTGCCGCTGAGCATCGGCACGGACTTGCTGGTGCAGGAAGACGGCATCGCGCCGCAACTGTTTACCGCGGGCGAGTTGGGCATGGTGCTCGGCGCGGTCGCCGGGCTTGCCGTCGCCATCGGCCTATTGCAGACACGGATGCTGCCGCGCAGCTTTGACGATGTCGAAGAACAGGTCACCGACCCCGCCCCGCACACCGAGCCGGGCCCCGACGAATGGCTCGCTCACCCGCACCCGCGACGCGAAGTGCTCAAAGAATGCCTCTTCCTCGCGCTGCCGGCCCTGGGGCTCGCCATCGGATGGGCAACCTTTCCCGAAATCGCCATGCCCGGCTGGCTGCAGGTGCTCGCGGGCGTGCTCGCCGGCTACCTCGTCGGCGGAGCGCTGGTTTGGGTGACCCGCATCGCCGGCACGCTGGGCTTCGGCAAGGAAGCGATGGGCCTGGGTGACGTTCACCTGCTCGCCGCGATCGGGGCCGTGCTCGGCCCCTGGGAAGCGGTGTTCACCTTCTTCATCGCCCCGTTTTTCGGCCTGCTGGCGGCCCTGGTCATGGCCGGCGTCGCCAAACTGGTCAAGGGCGAAGTACGGGTGATCCCCTACGGCCCCTACCTCGCGGGCGCGGCGATCGTCGTCATGGTCCTGCGCGAACCGCTCTTTGACTTTTTTGGTATCGTGTAG
- the xseB gene encoding exodeoxyribonuclease VII small subunit: MSKRPNIESLKFDEAMDRLETLVEQIESGEVGLEEALAQYEHGIALIKRCRTVLNAAEQRIAELTTNADGQLKVDGEQIQTIDDDLTDEQEQL, encoded by the coding sequence ATGAGTAAACGCCCCAACATCGAAAGCCTGAAGTTCGACGAAGCCATGGACCGCCTCGAAACCCTCGTCGAGCAGATCGAGTCCGGCGAAGTCGGCCTCGAAGAAGCACTCGCTCAGTATGAGCACGGCATCGCCCTGATCAAACGCTGCCGAACCGTCCTCAACGCCGCCGAGCAACGCATCGCCGAGCTCACCACCAACGCAGACGGCCAGCTCAAAGTCGACGGCGAGCAAATCCAAACAATCGACGACGATCTGACCGATGAACAGGAACAACTGTAA
- a CDS encoding chloride channel protein, with product MPRIARARIRLNRLITAVGFPRDWFLLPLAAAIGALGGVVATAFDGLVHASGEFFFGRLGGREFPHSQWLLLMFLPALGGLLVGLIQQVLARTGPSPGVPEVIESVARRKGELPARSGLYKAVTASLTIGSGGSAGVEGPIIHIGSVLGSTVGRVLRVGRQHMHTLVGCGAAAGMAGIFNTPIAGVMFVLEVLLRDFSVKTFIPIVVASVFGTAVAQAMLQHHGGVFMLPGTMQDYEFALSELWAYALLGVLCGLLGVAFSLLLRTSEQAFALVPGPRFAMPALGGLLLGVMGIVFVLAGLQIVPHYEPPAFFAGGYPVIEGLLNPRSYPDATDAALIEGMTDVGRALPVASVSVLVLLTVLAFKLVGTCLTLGSGGAGGVFGPSLFMGATLGATFGLVLEWMNIFPGATPATYALAGMAGVLAATIHAPLTAFLLVFELTQDYRLILPMMLVSIFAVTTSQLIVRDSIYARWLRRRGIRIGTYSDQTLLRRITAAQVPWMPAVVVSPGDPVQRLVTLIEQYAAADYVVCDENDEYVGMVVGEDLRMTLVQREAIPLMIVGELMRTNLPTVARDEPLDMVLDKFSRHDVSSLPVVDENLKVKGVITRSRLMRQYQRALEEA from the coding sequence ATGCCACGCATCGCCAGGGCACGAATACGGCTCAATCGGCTGATCACCGCAGTCGGGTTCCCGCGTGACTGGTTCCTGCTGCCGCTGGCGGCGGCGATCGGCGCGCTGGGGGGTGTGGTCGCCACCGCGTTTGACGGGCTGGTGCATGCATCGGGCGAGTTCTTTTTCGGACGGCTGGGCGGACGCGAGTTTCCACATTCGCAATGGCTGCTGCTGATGTTCCTGCCGGCGCTGGGCGGGCTGCTGGTGGGGTTGATTCAGCAGGTGCTCGCCCGGACGGGGCCGAGCCCCGGCGTGCCGGAGGTGATCGAATCCGTCGCGCGGCGGAAGGGCGAACTGCCGGCTCGCAGCGGGCTTTATAAGGCGGTCACGGCGTCGCTGACCATCGGCTCAGGCGGGTCGGCGGGGGTGGAGGGGCCCATCATTCACATCGGCTCGGTGCTCGGCTCGACCGTCGGGCGGGTGCTGCGCGTCGGTCGGCAGCATATGCACACGCTCGTCGGCTGCGGCGCGGCTGCGGGGATGGCGGGCATCTTCAACACGCCGATCGCCGGTGTGATGTTTGTGCTCGAAGTGCTGCTGCGCGACTTTTCGGTCAAGACGTTTATCCCCATTGTGGTCGCGTCGGTGTTCGGCACGGCAGTGGCGCAGGCGATGCTCCAGCATCATGGCGGGGTGTTCATGTTGCCTGGGACGATGCAGGACTACGAATTCGCGCTCAGCGAATTGTGGGCTTACGCGCTGCTGGGTGTGCTGTGCGGGCTGCTGGGGGTGGCATTTTCGTTGCTGTTGCGCACCAGCGAGCAAGCGTTTGCGCTGGTGCCGGGGCCACGGTTTGCGATGCCGGCGCTGGGCGGGCTGCTGCTGGGGGTGATGGGGATCGTATTCGTGCTGGCGGGGTTGCAGATCGTGCCGCATTACGAGCCGCCTGCCTTTTTCGCGGGCGGGTATCCGGTGATCGAGGGGTTGCTCAACCCGCGTTCGTATCCGGATGCGACGGACGCAGCGTTGATCGAGGGGATGACCGACGTCGGCCGGGCGCTGCCGGTGGCGAGCGTGTCGGTGCTGGTGCTGCTGACGGTGCTGGCGTTCAAGCTGGTGGGTACTTGCCTGACGCTCGGCTCGGGCGGGGCGGGGGGCGTGTTCGGCCCGAGCCTGTTCATGGGCGCGACGCTGGGGGCGACGTTCGGCCTCGTGCTGGAATGGATGAACATCTTCCCCGGTGCGACGCCGGCCACCTATGCGCTCGCGGGCATGGCGGGCGTGCTCGCGGCGACGATCCACGCGCCGCTGACCGCCTTCCTGCTCGTATTCGAGCTGACGCAGGACTATCGGCTGATCCTGCCGATGATGCTTGTGTCCATTTTCGCTGTTACGACTTCGCAGTTGATTGTGCGCGACTCGATCTACGCCCGCTGGCTGCGGCGGCGCGGCATTCGCATCGGCACATACTCCGATCAGACGTTGTTGCGCCGGATCACGGCGGCGCAAGTGCCGTGGATGCCAGCGGTCGTGGTTTCGCCGGGCGACCCGGTGCAGCGGCTGGTGACGCTGATCGAGCAGTACGCCGCGGCGGACTACGTGGTCTGCGATGAGAATGACGAGTACGTGGGCATGGTCGTCGGTGAAGATCTGCGCATGACATTGGTGCAGCGCGAGGCGATACCGCTGATGATCGTGGGCGAGTTGATGCGGACGAACCTGCCGACGGTGGCGCGTGATGAGCCGTTGGACATGGTGCTGGACAAGTTCAGCCGACATGATGTTTCGAGCCTGCCGGTGGTGGATGAGAATTTGAAGGTGAAGGGGGTGATCACCCGGTCGCGTCTGATGCGGCAGTACCAGCGGGCGTTGGAGGAGGCGTAG